A portion of the Helicobacter pylori NQ4053 genome contains these proteins:
- a CDS encoding DEAD/DEAH box helicase family protein → MFASLNVLKELQKHYETNPKDPLKGIIWHTQGSGKTALTYHLTKLIKDFFSPLGKKTKFYFIVDRLDLLEQAKNEFLKRGLCAHEAENKEDLSQKLKSSSVFEGPQGNDEIIVVNIQKFKAPNEEKAPNEDPSSAPKEIVSKTELQEAAKDSHDLQRVFIIDEAHRSYDPKGCFYANLIECDKTALKIALTGTPLLEDNAQDKATKNTFGNYLHTYSYAESIKDKHTLKLQLEIIEKSYKEKLQAIYRLLQESIIIEDTEVKKETIFNHERYIKEMLYYIIRDLLDFRRVNNDENLKAMVVCFSSAQAKLANLFFNEVQEKVLQENPNLRILNKLQSSLILHDEQEVKEKIDSFKHKDTDIVFVFNMLLTGFDLPNLKRLYIHRELKDHNLLQALARVNRSYNDMSFGYLIDFVGIKENYDKTTDDYLKELNQFNQSDSNIKDNLKDMFADRETLEKDIKNAYDDLFNYPIDDVEDMTSTIVNISAMNELLKVSHAINTLKERYNLIRTSNDEKILSLKEKIDIEKINKISSMLHKKAKQLHALKNINEPKNPNNLMILENLIALLDFKIEFKESKELRFKEQEEITTKQKQAKEILEKIPDKQDKEVQKISKELSKLIQEPLTNHNFDGISHSYSVIISQLKQHKEQTTNLLSKYNNDRAYAITHKRLHKRLMEQNIYNPAGIFTLLSALKKALDARIFKRQEILNEEYYLKNAIKVELRDAFKKDPSLKDLEKEKELIIQTLFNELTQNHHQGNLNAQ, encoded by the coding sequence ATGTTTGCGAGCTTGAATGTTTTAAAAGAATTGCAAAAGCATTATGAAACTAACCCCAAAGATCCCCTAAAAGGCATCATTTGGCACACGCAAGGCAGCGGTAAAACCGCCTTAACCTATCATTTAACCAAACTCATAAAAGACTTTTTTAGCCCGCTAGGGAAAAAGACTAAATTTTATTTTATTGTGGATAGGTTGGATTTATTAGAGCAAGCCAAAAACGAGTTTTTAAAAAGAGGCCTTTGTGCGCATGAGGCAGAAAATAAAGAGGATTTGAGCCAAAAATTAAAAAGCTCTAGCGTTTTTGAAGGCCCTCAAGGGAATGATGAAATCATCGTTGTGAATATCCAAAAATTCAAAGCCCCCAATGAAGAAAAAGCCCCCAATGAAGACCCTTCTAGCGCTCCTAAAGAAATTGTTTCTAAAACAGAATTACAAGAAGCGGCAAAAGATAGCCACGATTTACAAAGGGTGTTTATCATAGATGAAGCCCACAGGAGCTATGATCCTAAAGGTTGCTTTTACGCTAATTTGATAGAATGCGACAAGACAGCGCTAAAAATCGCTCTCACAGGCACGCCCCTATTAGAAGACAACGCGCAAGACAAAGCCACTAAAAACACTTTTGGCAACTACTTGCACACCTATTCTTATGCAGAATCCATTAAAGACAAACACACCCTAAAACTCCAATTAGAAATCATTGAAAAGAGCTACAAAGAAAAACTACAAGCAATCTATCGCCTTTTACAAGAAAGCATCATTATTGAAGACACAGAGGTTAAAAAAGAAACGATTTTTAATCATGAAAGATACATTAAAGAAATGCTCTATTATATCATCAGAGATTTATTAGATTTCAGGCGTGTAAATAATGATGAAAATTTAAAGGCTATGGTGGTTTGTTTTTCAAGCGCACAAGCCAAATTAGCTAATTTATTTTTTAATGAAGTCCAAGAAAAAGTCTTACAAGAAAACCCCAACCTAAGGATTTTAAACAAACTCCAATCCAGCCTGATTTTGCATGATGAACAAGAAGTTAAAGAAAAGATTGATTCTTTCAAACATAAAGATACGGATATAGTCTTTGTGTTTAACATGCTTTTAACCGGCTTTGATTTACCCAATCTCAAACGCCTTTATATCCACAGAGAATTAAAAGATCACAATTTATTACAAGCCCTAGCCAGAGTGAATCGCTCCTATAACGACATGTCTTTTGGCTATCTTATAGATTTTGTAGGCATTAAAGAAAATTATGACAAAACGACTGATGATTATTTGAAAGAGTTAAACCAATTCAATCAAAGCGATTCTAATATCAAAGATAATCTCAAAGACATGTTTGCGGATCGTGAAACTTTAGAAAAAGACATTAAAAACGCTTATGATGATCTTTTTAATTACCCCATTGATGATGTAGAGGACATGACTAGCACCATTGTCAATATTAGCGCAATGAACGAGCTTTTAAAAGTCTCACACGCCATTAACACGCTCAAAGAGCGCTACAATTTAATCCGCACTTCTAACGATGAAAAAATCCTTTCATTAAAAGAAAAAATTGATATTGAAAAGATCAATAAAATCTCTTCAATGCTTCATAAAAAAGCCAAACAACTCCATGCGTTAAAAAATATCAATGAGCCTAAAAACCCAAACAATTTAATGATTTTAGAAAACCTCATCGCTCTTTTAGACTTTAAAATAGAGTTTAAGGAAAGCAAAGAATTACGCTTTAAAGAACAAGAAGAAATTACCACTAAACAAAAACAAGCTAAAGAAATTTTAGAAAAAATCCCGGACAAACAAGACAAAGAAGTTCAAAAGATTTCTAAAGAGCTTTCAAAACTGATCCAAGAACCCCTAACCAATCATAATTTTGATGGAATTTCTCATTCTTATAGCGTAATCATTTCACAACTCAAACAACATAAGGAGCAAACCACCAACCTATTAAGCAAATACAATAATGATCGAGCTTATGCGATCACGCACAAACGCCTTCATAAGCGCCTTATGGAACAAAACATTTATAACCCAGCGGGAATTTTCACGCTTTTAAGCGCGCTCAAAAAAGCTCTTGATGCGCGTATTTTTAAGCGTCAAGAAATCTTAAACGAAGAGTATTACCTAAAAAATGCCATAAAAGTAGAATTAAGGGACGCTTTCAAAAAAGACCCCTCCTTAAAAGATTTAGAAAAAGAAAAAGAACTTATCATTCAAACCCTTTTTAACGAACTCACACAAAACCACCATCAAGGAAATTTGAATGCCCAATAA
- a CDS encoding type I restriction endonuclease — protein MPYNEITRVQIPALMHLAKLGYNFISQKDKPNLDTATNILTDSFTQAFERLNPTKNAKETLAEMKKRLNYDDLGKSFYEYLLKSERQIIDFDNPNNNLYEMMTELPYKSFRPDITLFINGLPLVNIEVKQPLAGQGIKEEKDRHIQRYENPENKVFYNLVQIWLFSDNLPYDEKNPDQGVFYSASYSPIFQRFVEANRLDITPPPKMIKMIKTIDRLKKFKKAS, from the coding sequence ATGCCATACAATGAAATCACAAGGGTTCAAATCCCTGCCTTAATGCATTTAGCCAAGTTGGGCTATAACTTTATTTCTCAAAAAGATAAGCCTAACCTAGACACCGCCACTAATATTTTAACCGATAGTTTCACTCAAGCCTTTGAGCGATTAAACCCTACTAAAAACGCAAAAGAAACGCTTGCTGAAATGAAAAAACGCTTGAATTACGATGATTTAGGCAAAAGCTTTTATGAATACTTGCTCAAAAGCGAGCGTCAAATCATAGACTTTGATAACCCTAACAACAATCTTTATGAAATGATGACCGAATTACCCTACAAATCCTTTAGGCCTGACATCACCCTTTTTATTAACGGCTTGCCTTTGGTGAATATAGAGGTTAAACAGCCTTTAGCCGGACAAGGCATCAAAGAAGAAAAAGATCGCCATATCCAACGCTACGAAAACCCCGAAAACAAAGTTTTTTATAACCTTGTGCAAATCTGGCTTTTTAGCGATAACTTGCCCTATGATGAAAAAAACCCCGATCAAGGCGTCTTTTATAGCGCTTCTTATTCGCCTATTTTCCAGCGCTTTGTTGAAGCTAATAGGCTAGATATTACCCCCCCCCCGAAAATGATCAAAATGATCAAAACCATCGATCGCTTGAAGAAATTCAAAAAAGCGTCTTAA
- a CDS encoding motility associated factor glycosyltransferase family protein, with the protein MPFLKALESFDAPFLEKEISKRFRDNLVFFKSYHPHLFNALNTPFKNYQLLFENNHFNLLHTPTNALSYPKNQMIETAFNMASNPLNNPRWSLDNNRLSLHYLKSQNNPKLPLTLKATHAISNFLNNHQTPCSLKKFLPPTMIYGVLDGLFLAILQAQNYRFHSLYLFEENLDLFKISCYFARYEDLIIKGAKLFIQGFFNPNELKMDFLKRPVTHSFLKLEIMPYKSAFNSRMRENIQSYYKQALRGWGSFEDELLGLKNTLKNLPLYKTLKIKPKKINAPICVVGNGPSLDLLLDFLKENEEKFIIFSCGTALKPLKTHGVKVDFQIEVERIDYLKEVLEKAPLEDTPLMGANMLNPNAFNLAKEALMFMRGGSACAYISPLSIEYAAPFVGNAGVALAGLMSDEIYLCALDCAYIKGFKKHAQNSYYENEKEIDTSSLISVEGNFKGYETFSDSLFLLSKERIEEALHYYQPKKVYNLSYGAKIKHAVSLNHSQVKLKQINKQEAIARIKSMFSPRSHHAKDLNNLQKNLMSFKESFFTHLNTPCKTKQEIFEWVDSLSGFCQTASAKTPTIGILFEGSIAHILQSVLIVSLHLNENELTHFINYSQNTLKQFLKKACLLLQRQLKQP; encoded by the coding sequence ATGCCCTTTTTAAAAGCCCTGGAATCTTTTGATGCACCCTTTTTAGAAAAAGAAATTTCAAAGCGTTTTAGGGATAATTTAGTTTTTTTCAAATCCTATCACCCCCATCTGTTTAACGCCCTCAATACGCCTTTTAAAAATTACCAATTGCTTTTTGAAAACAACCACTTCAACCTCTTACACACGCCCACAAACGCTTTAAGCTACCCCAAAAATCAAATGATAGAAACCGCTTTTAACATGGCTTCTAACCCCTTGAATAATCCCAGATGGTCATTAGACAATAACCGCCTCTCTTTACATTATTTAAAATCTCAAAACAACCCCAAACTCCCCCTAACCCTTAAAGCCACGCATGCGATCTCAAACTTTTTAAATAACCATCAAACGCCTTGCTCTTTAAAGAAATTCTTACCCCCTACCATGATTTATGGCGTTTTAGACGGATTGTTTTTGGCTATTTTACAGGCTCAAAATTACCGCTTCCATTCGCTTTATTTGTTTGAAGAAAATTTAGATTTGTTTAAAATCAGTTGTTATTTTGCGCGTTATGAAGATTTGATTATAAAAGGGGCTAAACTCTTTATTCAAGGGTTTTTTAACCCCAATGAATTAAAAATGGATTTTTTGAAACGCCCTGTCACGCATTCTTTTTTAAAGCTAGAAATCATGCCCTATAAAAGCGCTTTTAATTCGCGCATGCGAGAAAACATTCAAAGCTATTACAAACAAGCCTTAAGGGGTTGGGGGAGTTTTGAAGATGAATTACTAGGGCTAAAAAACACGCTCAAAAATTTACCCTTATACAAAACTCTAAAGATTAAACCTAAAAAGATCAACGCCCCTATTTGCGTGGTGGGTAATGGGCCAAGCCTGGATTTATTGCTAGATTTTTTAAAAGAAAATGAAGAAAAATTCATTATTTTTTCATGCGGAACCGCCTTAAAGCCTTTAAAAACGCATGGCGTTAAAGTGGATTTTCAAATAGAAGTGGAGCGCATAGACTATCTTAAAGAGGTTTTAGAAAAAGCCCCCCTAGAAGACACCCCCTTAATGGGGGCTAACATGCTCAATCCTAACGCTTTTAATTTAGCCAAAGAAGCGTTGATGTTTATGCGCGGGGGGAGCGCTTGCGCGTATATAAGCCCTTTGAGTATAGAATACGCAGCGCCTTTTGTGGGCAATGCCGGGGTGGCTTTAGCGGGTTTGATGAGCGATGAAATCTATTTGTGCGCTTTAGATTGCGCTTATATCAAAGGGTTTAAAAAGCACGCTCAAAATTCCTATTATGAAAATGAAAAAGAAATTGACACTTCATCTTTAATCAGCGTAGAGGGCAATTTTAAAGGTTATGAAACTTTTAGCGACTCGCTCTTTTTGCTCTCTAAAGAAAGGATTGAAGAAGCCCTTCATTATTACCAGCCTAAAAAAGTCTATAATTTAAGCTATGGGGCTAAAATCAAGCATGCTGTTAGCCTTAATCACTCTCAAGTGAAATTGAAACAAATCAACAAACAAGAAGCTATCGCTCGCATTAAAAGCATGTTTAGCCCTAGAAGTCATCATGCTAAGGATTTAAACAATTTACAAAAAAATCTTATGAGTTTTAAAGAAAGTTTTTTCACGCATTTAAACACGCCTTGTAAAACCAAGCAAGAAATATTTGAATGGGTGGATAGCTTGAGTGGGTTTTGCCAAACAGCCAGCGCTAAAACCCCCACTATAGGCATTTTATTTGAAGGGAGTATCGCTCATATTTTACAAAGCGTCTTAATCGTTTCATTGCATCTTAACGAAAATGAGCTGACGCATTTTATCAATTATTCTCAAAACACTTTAAAACAATTCCTTAAAAAAGCTTGTTTGTTATTGCAAAGGCAGCTCAAACAACCATGA
- a CDS encoding TerB family tellurite resistance protein, with product MEIILLIIAAVVLFYFYNTLKEYLKNPLNPKAKTEEYDLKNDPYLLAQSSPLDKFKQTQTGAYMRLLKFLDIQKNALDNALRTLFIHELEQPLSSEQQNLAKELLNEPVDQKENFESLCQEIADHTHGEYTKRLKLVEFLMLLAYADGILDSKEKELFLDVGAFLQIDNHDFNELYDNFERFNAIEIPMSLEEAKSLFEIQTHTTKQDLEKKALDLSVPYYHKMNDNKRYSEQDFISLKKIALASQILEKDLKDS from the coding sequence ATGGAAATCATTTTATTGATTATCGCAGCGGTTGTGTTGTTTTATTTTTACAACACCCTCAAAGAATATTTGAAAAACCCCCTAAACCCTAAAGCCAAAACCGAAGAATACGACTTGAAAAATGACCCCTATTTGTTAGCACAATCTAGCCCCCTAGACAAATTCAAGCAAACCCAAACAGGCGCTTATATGCGTCTTTTAAAGTTTTTAGACATTCAAAAAAACGCTTTGGATAACGCTTTAAGAACGCTTTTTATCCATGAATTAGAGCAGCCCTTAAGCAGCGAACAGCAAAATTTAGCCAAAGAGCTTCTCAATGAGCCTGTGGATCAAAAAGAAAATTTTGAATCCTTATGCCAAGAAATCGCTGATCACACGCATGGGGAATACACCAAACGCCTGAAATTAGTGGAATTTCTTATGTTATTAGCCTATGCTGATGGGATACTGGATAGCAAAGAAAAAGAATTGTTTTTAGATGTGGGGGCGTTTTTACAGATAGACAATCACGATTTTAACGAACTTTATGACAATTTTGAACGCTTCAATGCAATAGAAATCCCTATGTCTTTAGAAGAAGCAAAAAGTCTTTTTGAAATCCAAACTCACACCACCAAGCAAGATTTAGAGAAAAAAGCCCTGGATTTAAGCGTTCCCTACTACCATAAAATGAATGACAACAAACGCTACAGCGAACAAGATTTTATCTCGTTGAAAAAAATCGCCCTCGCTTCCCAAATCTTAGAAAAAGATTTAAAAGACTCATAG